From the Zonotrichia leucophrys gambelii isolate GWCS_2022_RI chromosome 10, RI_Zleu_2.0, whole genome shotgun sequence genome, one window contains:
- the LOC135452507 gene encoding mitotic-spindle organizing protein 2B-like, which produces MSEGPAGMAAPAAMAETRLRRKQLLSAEEAELFELAQAAGSGLDPEVFRVLLDLLRMNVAPLAVFQVLKSMCAGQRLPPAAESGPAAPAPIPADSRGRNKSSSAVGGSQGLAERSSREGSAQRIRQPSASRGQKAAASGKGSGAGNSA; this is translated from the exons ATGTCGGAGGGGCCGGCGGGAATGGCGGCACCGGCGGCGATGGCGGAGACGCGGCTGCGGcggaagcagctgctgagcgCGGAGGAAGCGGAGCTGTTCGAACTGGCGCAGGCGGCGGGCAGCGGGCTGGACCCGGAGGTGTTCCG GGTGCTGCTGGACCTGCTGCGCATGAACGTGGCGCCGCTCGCCGTGTTCCAGGTGCTGAAGTCGATGTGCGCCGGGCAGCGGCTCCCGCCGGCAGCCGagagcggccccgccgcgccggcGCCGATCCCCGCCGACAGCCGAG GGAGGaataaaagcagctctgctgtgggtggCTCCCAGGGTCTGGCCGAGAGAAGCAGCCGGGAAGGATCTGCCCAGAGGATCCGGCAGCCGAGCGCCAGCCGCGGGCAGAAGGCAGCGGCCTCTGGCAAGGGCAGCGGGGCCGGCAACAGTGCCTGA